Proteins from one Pseudoliparis swirei isolate HS2019 ecotype Mariana Trench chromosome 22, NWPU_hadal_v1, whole genome shotgun sequence genomic window:
- the LOC130212849 gene encoding fucolectin-1-like isoform X2: MTSLLVVFVVLAALGQTRGLLVNIAKGGTVTQSSVVWAGVPERAVDVRRFNIYRQRSCTHTRREAGPWWRLDLQKTFSISTVTVTNRRDCCHGRIDRAEIHIGDSLQDHGNGNPRCAVISSLPAGGSVTFECKGMEGRYVNIVIPGRRKILTLCEVEVTGTEASPDVCG; the protein is encoded by the exons ATGACGTCTCTCCTCGTGGTCTTCGTCGTGCTGGCGGCTCTCGGACAGACGCGTGGCCTTCTGG TTAATATTGCTAAAGGAGGAACAGTGACTCAGTCCTCGGTGGTGTGGGCCGGCGTTCCCGAAAGGGCCGTCGATGTAAGACGTTTTAACATCTATAGACAAAGATCCTGCACCCATACCCGCCGTGAGGCCGGTCCGTGGTGGAGGCTGGACCTCCAGAAGACGTTCTCCATCAGCACCGTCACCGTCACCAACAGAAGAGATTGTTGCCACGGGAGGATCGACCGCGCTGAGATCCACATCGGGGACTCGCTCCAGGACCACGGCAACGGGAATCCAAG GTGTGCCGTCATCTCGTcgctgccagcagggggcagcgtgACCTTCGAGTGTAAGGGGATGGAAGGCCGCTACGTCAACATCGTGATTCCTGGGCGGCGTAAGATCCTGACCCtgtgtgaggtggaggtcaCCGGGACAGAAGCAAGTCCCGATGTCTGTGGCTGA
- the LOC130213303 gene encoding fucolectin-4-like — translation MRKPSLIYRWCFRVHPWAHEAGPWWRLDLQKTFSISTVTVTNRRDCCHGRIDRAEIHIGDSLQDHGNGNPRCAVISSLPAGGSVTFECKGMEGRYVNIVIPGRRKILTLCEVEVTGTEASPDVCG, via the exons ATGAGGAAGCCATCACTTATATAC CGCTGGTGTTTCAGGGTACACCCATGGGCACATGAGGCCGGTCCGTGGTGGAGGCTGGACCTCCAGAAGACGTTCTCCATCAGCACCGTCACCGTCACCAACAGAAGAGATTGTTGCCACGGGAGGATCGACCGCGCTGAGATCCACATCGGGGACTCGCTCCAGGACCACGGCAACGGGAATCCAAG GTGTGCCGTCATCTCGTcgctgccagcagggggcagcgtgACCTTCGAGTGTAAGGGGATGGAAGGCCGCTACGTCAACATCGTGATTCCTGGGCGGCGTAAGATCCTGACCCtgtgtgaggtggaggtcaCCGGGACAGAAGCAAGTCCCGATGTCTGTGGCTGA
- the LOC130212849 gene encoding fucolectin-like isoform X1, with translation MEFSKMYLHFMCVCVCTFSLWLSPSCECESLLRMTSLLVVFVVLAALGQTRGLLVNIAKGGTVTQSSVVWAGVPERAVDVRRFNIYRQRSCTHTRREAGPWWRLDLQKTFSISTVTVTNRRDCCHGRIDRAEIHIGDSLQDHGNGNPRCAVISSLPAGGSVTFECKGMEGRYVNIVIPGRRKILTLCEVEVTGTEASPDVCG, from the exons ATGGAGTTCTCAAAGATGTATTTgcatttcatgtgtgtgtgtgtgtgtacattcagCCTCTGGCTATCCCCTTCATGTGAGTGTGAATCGCTCCTCAGGATGACGTCTCTCCTCGTGGTCTTCGTCGTGCTGGCGGCTCTCGGACAGACGCGTGGCCTTCTGG TTAATATTGCTAAAGGAGGAACAGTGACTCAGTCCTCGGTGGTGTGGGCCGGCGTTCCCGAAAGGGCCGTCGATGTAAGACGTTTTAACATCTATAGACAAAGATCCTGCACCCATACCCGCCGTGAGGCCGGTCCGTGGTGGAGGCTGGACCTCCAGAAGACGTTCTCCATCAGCACCGTCACCGTCACCAACAGAAGAGATTGTTGCCACGGGAGGATCGACCGCGCTGAGATCCACATCGGGGACTCGCTCCAGGACCACGGCAACGGGAATCCAAG GTGTGCCGTCATCTCGTcgctgccagcagggggcagcgtgACCTTCGAGTGTAAGGGGATGGAAGGCCGCTACGTCAACATCGTGATTCCTGGGCGGCGTAAGATCCTGACCCtgtgtgaggtggaggtcaCCGGGACAGAAGCAAGTCCCGATGTCTGTGGCTGA